One Candidatus Tectomicrobia bacterium genomic region harbors:
- a CDS encoding SDR family oxidoreductase — protein sequence MPDDHFRGKVALVTGGSRGIGAAVARRLARAGADLVINHREARGRSAELAAGVCREAGELGVRAVAAPADISDKNAVLSMVARAGREFGRLDVLVLNAARAPFKPWEKLLERDLRQLVETNFLGNVFCMQAALPLLARQGGSVVFVSSLGSRFYNPDYPLGAMKAAMEAAVRHWAESFGEKGISVCAVCAGLVKTDSFKTLRMIQPELESLPERLFVTPEEVAEVVWFLAGPMGAVFRGQTLVADRGMSNRLLRPPEGG from the coding sequence ATGCCGGACGATCACTTTCGCGGCAAGGTGGCCCTCGTCACGGGCGGCTCGCGGGGCATCGGGGCGGCCGTGGCCCGGCGCCTCGCGCGCGCCGGCGCCGATCTCGTCATCAACCACCGGGAGGCCAGGGGCCGCTCGGCGGAGCTGGCGGCCGGGGTGTGCCGGGAGGCCGGGGAGCTGGGCGTGCGCGCCGTGGCGGCCCCCGCCGACATCTCGGATAAGAACGCCGTCCTCTCGATGGTCGCGCGCGCCGGGCGGGAGTTCGGCCGGCTCGACGTGCTGGTGCTGAACGCGGCGCGCGCCCCCTTCAAGCCCTGGGAGAAGCTCCTCGAGCGCGACCTGCGCCAGCTCGTCGAGACGAACTTCCTGGGCAACGTCTTCTGCATGCAGGCGGCGCTCCCGCTCCTCGCCCGGCAAGGGGGCTCGGTCGTGTTCGTGTCGAGCCTGGGGAGCCGCTTCTACAATCCCGACTATCCCCTGGGCGCCATGAAGGCCGCGATGGAGGCGGCGGTGCGCCACTGGGCGGAGAGCTTTGGGGAGAAGGGGATCTCCGTCTGCGCGGTGTGCGCCGGGCTGGTGAAGACGGACTCCTTCAAGACTCTGCGGATGATCCAGCCCGAGCTGGAGAGCCTCCCGGAGCGGCTCTTCGTCACCCCCGAGGAGGTGGCTGAGGTGGTCTGGTTCCTGGCCGGGCCCATGGGCGCCGTCTTCCGGGGGCAGACCCTGGTGGCCGACCGGGGGATGAGCAACCGCCTCCTGCGCCCGCCCGAGGGGGGATGA
- a CDS encoding beta-ketoacyl-[acyl-carrier-protein] synthase family protein, with protein sequence MPRKRVVVTGYGAVTPLGPDVASTFAAAREGRSGIRPLRNFDPARLPCQIGGEVEDAWLDGRPDPSRRLDKFSTRGVRMMRLAAAEAAAAARLGEIGDRSRIGVTLGSHGEHPGVGDLMRIFPHWRPASGKAWDGAWDYESLAGAGGYDFLAFYRRKVDVATSVLAVSLDCQGPTASICSACAAGAQAAGEAVRLIRDGKADAMVAGGCESALSFVGFVGFVLLTALVEKYESPEKASRPFDRKRNGFVMSEGAGALVLEELDHARARRAPILGEVLGYGDSADAFRITDMHPKGMGAVLAMRRALADAGVEPARIEYINAHGTSTPKNDLTETLAIKEVFGEHARRVPISSNKSMLGHTIGAAGAIEAILTLEGMRRSEILPTINYENRDPKCDLDYVPNETRPAAHRLALSNSFGFGGQNACLCLGRFEDG encoded by the coding sequence ATGCCGAGGAAGCGCGTGGTGGTGACGGGCTACGGCGCGGTCACTCCGCTCGGGCCCGACGTGGCCTCCACCTTCGCCGCCGCGCGCGAGGGCCGCTCCGGCATCCGCCCGCTGCGGAACTTCGACCCCGCCCGCCTGCCCTGCCAGATCGGAGGCGAGGTCGAGGACGCCTGGCTCGACGGGCGGCCGGACCCCTCCCGCCGGCTCGACAAGTTCTCCACCCGGGGCGTCAGGATGATGCGCCTCGCGGCGGCCGAGGCCGCAGCCGCGGCCCGCCTGGGCGAGATCGGGGACCGCTCCCGGATCGGCGTGACGCTCGGCTCCCACGGCGAGCACCCGGGCGTGGGGGATCTGATGCGGATCTTCCCCCACTGGCGGCCCGCGAGCGGGAAGGCCTGGGACGGCGCCTGGGACTACGAGAGCCTCGCCGGGGCGGGGGGCTACGACTTCCTCGCCTTCTACCGCCGCAAGGTGGACGTGGCGACCTCCGTCCTCGCGGTCTCCCTCGACTGCCAGGGGCCCACGGCCTCCATCTGCTCGGCCTGCGCGGCGGGCGCCCAGGCGGCGGGGGAGGCGGTGCGGCTCATCCGGGACGGCAAGGCCGACGCCATGGTGGCGGGCGGCTGCGAGTCGGCGCTCTCCTTCGTGGGCTTCGTGGGCTTCGTCCTCCTGACCGCCCTGGTCGAGAAGTACGAGAGCCCCGAGAAGGCCTCGCGCCCCTTCGACCGCAAGCGCAACGGCTTCGTCATGAGCGAGGGGGCGGGGGCACTCGTGCTCGAGGAGCTGGATCACGCCCGGGCCCGGCGGGCGCCCATCCTGGGCGAGGTGCTGGGCTACGGCGACTCCGCCGACGCCTTCCGCATCACCGACATGCACCCGAAGGGCATGGGGGCCGTGCTCGCCATGCGCCGCGCGCTCGCCGACGCGGGAGTCGAGCCCGCCCGGATCGAGTACATCAACGCCCACGGCACCTCCACCCCCAAGAACGACTTGACCGAGACCCTGGCCATCAAGGAAGTCTTCGGCGAGCACGCCCGGCGCGTCCCGATCAGCTCGAACAAGTCCATGCTCGGGCACACCATCGGCGCGGCGGGGGCCATCGAGGCCATCCTCACGCTGGAGGGGATGCGCCGCTCGGAGATCCTCCCCACCATCAACTACGAGAACCGCGACCCCAAGTGCGACCTCGACTACGTGCCGAACGAGACCCGCCCCGCCGCCCACCGCCTCGCCCTCTCCAACAGCTTCGGCTTCGGCGGCCAGAACGCCTGCCTCTGCCTGGGCCGCTTCGAGGACGGCTGA